In the genome of Actinomadura graeca, one region contains:
- the pstS gene encoding phosphate ABC transporter substrate-binding protein PstS, producing MKNGSRLAALGGVVVAGAMALSSCGSDDNTSAASASNAPSGKIDCAKASVNAAGSSAQKNAIEEWTKQYSLQCAGANLNYNPSGSGAGIQAFTSGQVAFAGSDSALKPEEVGPAKQRCQGSSALNLPMVVGPVAVVYNLQGVDGLKLSSETIAGVFSGKIKTWNDPAIAKENAGAKLPSSPIKPIYRSDESGTTDNFTNYLHTTAPKIWTWEKAKKWPNSTGQGAPKSDGVTSQVKSTAGAISYVELSYATNNKLQTAQVKNGAGEYTTLSPESASKAVAGAEVVGTGNDVALKIDYTTKEAGAYPIVLVTYEVACEKGLPAEQARFVKSFLTYTSSADGQKILTGLGYAPVPDSVLTKVQTSVKALS from the coding sequence GTGAAGAACGGTTCCCGACTCGCCGCCCTGGGCGGTGTGGTCGTCGCGGGGGCGATGGCCCTGTCGTCCTGCGGGAGCGACGACAACACGTCCGCGGCGAGCGCCAGCAACGCGCCTTCAGGCAAGATCGACTGCGCGAAGGCGAGCGTGAACGCCGCCGGGTCGAGCGCTCAGAAGAACGCCATCGAGGAATGGACCAAGCAGTACTCGCTGCAGTGCGCGGGGGCCAACCTCAACTACAACCCGAGCGGCTCGGGCGCCGGCATCCAGGCGTTCACCTCGGGGCAGGTGGCGTTCGCCGGCTCGGACTCGGCGCTCAAGCCGGAGGAGGTCGGGCCGGCCAAGCAGCGCTGCCAGGGCTCCAGCGCCCTGAACCTGCCGATGGTCGTCGGGCCGGTCGCGGTGGTCTACAACCTCCAGGGCGTGGACGGGCTGAAGCTGTCGTCCGAAACGATCGCCGGTGTCTTCTCGGGGAAGATCAAGACCTGGAACGATCCGGCCATCGCCAAGGAGAACGCGGGCGCCAAGCTCCCGTCCTCGCCGATCAAGCCGATCTACCGGTCGGACGAGTCCGGCACCACGGACAACTTCACGAACTACCTGCACACCACCGCGCCGAAGATCTGGACGTGGGAGAAGGCCAAGAAGTGGCCGAACTCCACCGGCCAGGGCGCGCCGAAGTCCGACGGCGTGACCAGCCAGGTCAAGAGCACCGCGGGCGCCATCTCCTACGTCGAGCTGTCGTACGCGACGAACAACAAGCTGCAGACCGCCCAGGTCAAGAACGGCGCCGGCGAGTACACGACGCTGTCGCCCGAGAGCGCGTCCAAGGCCGTCGCGGGCGCCGAGGTCGTCGGCACCGGCAACGACGTCGCGCTGAAGATCGACTACACCACCAAGGAGGCCGGGGCCTACCCGATCGTCCTGGTGACCTACGAGGTCGCGTGTGAGAAGGGGCTGCCGGCCGAGCAGGCCAGGTTCGTCAAGTCCTTCCTCACCTACACCTCCAGCGCCGACGGCCAGAAGATCCTGACCGGCCTCGGCTACGCGCCGGTCCCGGACAGCGTGCTGACCAAGGTCCAGACGTCGGTCAAGGCACTGTCCTGA
- a CDS encoding MoaD/ThiS family protein, translated as MAKGTIRYWAAAKAAAGTGEEPYDAETLAEAMAAAAARHGRGGEFRRVVGRSSFLVDGDPVGARPHASVALPEDGVVEVLPPFAGG; from the coding sequence ATGGCCAAGGGAACGATCCGGTACTGGGCCGCCGCGAAGGCCGCGGCGGGGACCGGCGAGGAGCCGTACGACGCGGAGACGCTCGCGGAGGCGATGGCGGCGGCCGCCGCGCGGCACGGGCGGGGCGGGGAGTTCCGGCGCGTCGTCGGGCGCAGCTCGTTCCTGGTGGACGGCGACCCTGTGGGCGCCCGGCCGCACGCGTCGGTCGCCCTCCCGGAGGACGGTGTCGTGGAGGTGCTGCCGCCCTTCGCCGGGGGCTGA
- a CDS encoding inorganic phosphate transporter: MALGAVGLRSDAQAAVLVLVVVISLVFDYTNGFHDAANAIATAVSTRALTPRVALLMAAVMNMLGALLGVEVAKTISDVITPPSGLHGLTVIAAGVLGAITWNLITWYFGLPSSSSHALIGGVVGAGIASSSTVNWSSVVDKVAVPMVVSPVVGFLLAYSVMIAILWIFRRSHPGRIGRRFRIAQTLSAASLALGHGLQDAQKTMGIIVLALVTTGHSNGDSVPTWVIVACAGALSLGTYAGGWRIMRTLGRKVIEVDPPKGFAAEATASVVLYVTAYFWHAPISTTHTITSAIMGAGATKRLSAVRWGMAGNIVLAWVLTMPMAAAVAAIVYGLVHFFGA, encoded by the coding sequence ATGGCGCTGGGCGCGGTCGGCCTCCGCTCCGACGCGCAGGCGGCGGTGCTCGTCCTGGTCGTCGTGATCTCCCTCGTCTTCGACTACACCAACGGGTTCCACGACGCGGCCAACGCCATCGCCACGGCGGTGTCGACGCGGGCGCTGACGCCGCGCGTCGCGCTGCTGATGGCCGCGGTGATGAACATGCTGGGCGCGCTGCTCGGCGTCGAGGTCGCCAAGACCATCAGCGACGTCATCACCCCGCCGTCCGGACTGCACGGCCTCACCGTGATCGCCGCGGGCGTCCTCGGTGCGATCACCTGGAACCTCATCACCTGGTACTTCGGGCTGCCGTCCTCCTCCTCGCACGCGCTGATCGGCGGCGTGGTCGGCGCGGGCATCGCGTCCTCCTCGACGGTGAACTGGTCGAGCGTCGTCGACAAGGTCGCGGTGCCGATGGTGGTCTCCCCGGTCGTCGGGTTCCTCCTCGCCTACTCGGTGATGATCGCGATCCTGTGGATCTTCCGGCGGTCCCACCCGGGCCGGATCGGCCGCCGCTTCCGCATCGCGCAGACGCTCTCGGCCGCCTCCCTCGCCCTCGGTCACGGTCTGCAGGACGCCCAGAAGACGATGGGGATCATCGTCCTCGCGCTGGTCACCACCGGCCACTCGAACGGCGACTCGGTGCCGACCTGGGTGATCGTGGCATGTGCGGGCGCACTGTCCCTTGGTACGTACGCGGGCGGCTGGCGGATCATGCGGACGCTCGGCCGCAAGGTGATCGAGGTCGATCCGCCGAAGGGCTTCGCCGCGGAGGCGACGGCGTCCGTCGTCCTGTACGTCACCGCCTATTTCTGGCACGCTCCAATCTCCACCACCCACACGATCACCTCGGCGATCATGGGCGCGGGCGCGACGAAGCGGCTGTCGGCGGTGCGCTGGGGGATGGCGGGCAACATCGTCCTCGCCTGGGTCCTCACCATGCCGATGGCCGCCGCCGTGGCCGCCATCGTCTACGGTCTCGTCCACTTCTTCGGCGCCTGA
- a CDS encoding DUF2993 domain-containing protein, with translation MRKVLLVLLLLVAGGLIAADRLGVRVAQNEIGKQVAAQYSLQERPDVTIHGIPFLTQAVGGEYDHIDVKIGDWTDQGITVTDVRVDMRGVKAPLADVTSGDASNVTARTATASAIVPYEAIQKRAPKQVKSIGPKGGDLEVGLTGSVLGVPLSGSAVVSVKPTAQGIAVTPLSVGSAGSAQMPVALVRRQLTWLVPVADLPVGTRISKIEPTAAGLRVSATASNVRLNDLERPQAK, from the coding sequence ATGCGGAAAGTCCTGCTGGTGCTGCTGCTCCTGGTGGCCGGCGGCCTGATCGCCGCGGACCGGCTCGGCGTCCGCGTCGCGCAGAACGAGATCGGCAAGCAGGTGGCCGCGCAGTACAGCCTCCAGGAGCGGCCCGATGTCACCATCCACGGCATCCCGTTCCTGACGCAGGCCGTCGGCGGCGAGTACGACCACATCGACGTGAAGATCGGCGACTGGACGGACCAGGGGATCACCGTCACCGACGTCCGCGTCGACATGCGCGGGGTGAAGGCGCCGCTGGCGGACGTGACGTCGGGCGACGCGTCCAACGTCACCGCGCGCACGGCGACCGCGTCCGCCATCGTCCCCTACGAGGCGATCCAGAAGCGGGCGCCGAAGCAGGTCAAGAGCATCGGGCCGAAGGGCGGGGACCTGGAGGTCGGGCTGACCGGGTCGGTGCTCGGCGTCCCGCTGTCCGGCAGCGCGGTCGTCTCCGTCAAGCCCACCGCCCAGGGCATCGCCGTCACGCCGCTGTCGGTCGGGTCGGCCGGTTCCGCGCAGATGCCGGTGGCGCTGGTGCGGCGCCAGCTGACCTGGCTGGTCCCCGTGGCGGACCTGCCGGTCGGGACGCGGATCAGCAAGATCGAGCCCACCGCGGCGGGGCTGCGGGTCTCGGCGACGGCGAGCAACGTCCGGCTGAACGACCTGGAGCGCCCGCAGGCGAAATAA
- the mshD gene encoding mycothiol synthase — protein sequence MKQPEIDGVLAAAEAAAEADGVAPLSEHSVLALRAGAPALTVSDGSAVVACARLDPAADGEPASGELFVHPGHRRRGHGRRLLRALREEAAGPLRVWAHGDLPGAAALAAAEGMTRARALFQMRRPADRPLPDPKVPDGVGVRTFRPGRDEDAWLTVNARAFATHPEQGSWTIDDLRARESESWFDPSGFFLAERDGRLAGFHWTKVHPGGLGEVYVVGVDPSAQGLGLGRALTLTGLHHLRDQGLTELMLYVDESNRAAVHLYETLGFTKYAVDVMYA from the coding sequence GTGAAGCAGCCCGAGATCGACGGCGTCCTCGCCGCGGCGGAGGCGGCCGCCGAGGCCGACGGTGTCGCCCCCCTGTCGGAGCACTCGGTGCTCGCGCTCCGTGCCGGTGCGCCCGCGCTGACCGTCTCGGACGGCTCCGCCGTCGTCGCCTGCGCCCGCCTCGACCCGGCGGCGGACGGCGAGCCCGCCTCCGGTGAGCTGTTCGTCCACCCTGGTCACCGCAGGCGCGGTCACGGCCGGCGGCTATTGCGCGCCCTGCGCGAGGAGGCCGCGGGCCCGCTGCGCGTCTGGGCGCACGGGGATCTGCCCGGGGCCGCGGCGCTGGCCGCCGCCGAGGGCATGACCCGCGCCCGGGCCCTGTTCCAAATGCGCCGACCGGCCGACCGGCCGCTCCCCGACCCGAAGGTCCCCGACGGCGTCGGCGTCCGCACCTTCCGCCCCGGCCGGGACGAGGACGCCTGGCTGACGGTCAACGCCCGAGCCTTCGCCACCCACCCCGAGCAGGGCTCCTGGACGATCGACGACCTCCGCGCCCGCGAGTCGGAGTCCTGGTTCGACCCGTCCGGCTTCTTCCTGGCCGAACGCGACGGGCGCCTCGCCGGCTTCCACTGGACGAAGGTGCATCCGGGCGGCCTCGGCGAGGTCTACGTCGTGGGCGTCGACCCGTCCGCCCAAGGGCTCGGCCTGGGCCGGGCCCTCACGCTCACCGGCCTCCACCACCTGCGCGACCAGGGCCTCACCGAGCTGATGCTGTACGTGGACGAGTCCAACCGCGCCGCCGTGCACCTCTACGAGACGCTGGGTTTCACCAAGTACGCCGTGGACGTCATGTACGCCTAG
- the pstA gene encoding phosphate ABC transporter permease PstA: protein MSILTNTPRSSLGSVSPVRKVKDRAVQGLVYLAFALALIPLVSVLWTVIGNGVKRLDADFLNRSMNGVSGRDTGGGAYHAIVGTLEQVAIASVIAVPIAVLTAIYLVEYGGNGRLARTISFFVDVMTGIPSIVAGLFVLALWLLTLGFGFSGLAGALALTILMIPTVVRATEEMLKLVPNDLREASYALGVPRWRTIMFVVVPTALTGMITGIMLAVARVMGETAPLLLTIFFTKAINTDPFSGPQGSLPTFIWEQAKDPSQNSIDRAWTGALVLILIIMLLNLVARLVAGRRSPAGR from the coding sequence GTGAGCATCCTGACCAACACCCCCCGTTCCTCGCTCGGGTCGGTGTCACCCGTCCGCAAGGTCAAGGACAGGGCCGTCCAGGGCCTGGTGTACCTGGCGTTCGCGCTGGCGCTGATCCCGCTGGTGTCGGTGCTGTGGACCGTCATCGGCAACGGCGTGAAGCGGCTGGACGCCGACTTCCTCAACCGCTCCATGAACGGCGTCAGCGGGCGGGACACCGGCGGCGGCGCCTACCACGCCATCGTCGGCACGCTGGAGCAGGTCGCCATCGCCAGCGTCATCGCGGTGCCCATCGCGGTGCTGACGGCGATCTACCTCGTGGAGTACGGCGGCAACGGCCGGCTCGCGCGGACGATCAGCTTCTTCGTCGACGTCATGACGGGCATCCCGTCGATCGTCGCGGGCCTGTTCGTGCTCGCGCTGTGGCTGCTGACCCTCGGCTTCGGGTTCTCCGGGCTCGCCGGCGCGCTGGCCCTGACGATCCTGATGATCCCCACTGTGGTCAGGGCGACCGAGGAGATGCTGAAACTCGTCCCCAACGACCTGCGGGAGGCGTCGTACGCGCTCGGCGTGCCGCGCTGGCGGACGATCATGTTCGTGGTCGTCCCCACCGCGCTCACCGGCATGATCACCGGGATCATGCTGGCGGTGGCCCGCGTCATGGGCGAGACCGCGCCGCTGCTGCTCACGATCTTCTTCACGAAGGCGATCAACACCGACCCGTTCTCCGGCCCCCAGGGCTCGCTGCCCACCTTCATCTGGGAGCAGGCGAAGGACCCGAGCCAGAACTCCATCGACCGCGCCTGGACCGGCGCGCTCGTCCTGATCCTCATCATCATGCTGCTCAACCTGGTCGCCCGGCTCGTCGCCGGACGGCGCAGCCCCGCCGGCCGCTGA
- a CDS encoding winged helix-turn-helix transcriptional regulator, whose amino-acid sequence MSGLLLLTNALEPSDEILPALGLLLHSVRVVPAEGSALLDAPPSDVVLVDARRDLVQAKGLCRLLRTTGLDAPLLGIVTEGGLAALTPEWGLDDVLLQTAGPAEVEARLRLAAGRAADSGAEETPGEIRSGELTIDEATYTARLRGRVLDLTFKEFELLKYLAQHPGRVFTRAQLLQEVWGYDYFGGTRTVDVHVRRLRAKLGAEYESLIGTVRNVGYRFVPDQHPGDTEDKPRARA is encoded by the coding sequence TTGAGCGGCTTGCTCTTGCTGACGAACGCGTTGGAGCCGTCCGACGAGATCCTTCCCGCGCTCGGGCTCCTCCTGCATTCCGTGCGGGTCGTCCCGGCCGAGGGCTCGGCCCTGCTCGACGCGCCGCCGTCCGACGTCGTGCTCGTGGACGCGCGCCGCGACCTCGTCCAGGCCAAGGGCCTGTGCCGGCTGCTGCGCACCACCGGCCTGGACGCCCCGCTGCTCGGCATCGTCACCGAGGGCGGCCTCGCCGCGCTCACGCCCGAGTGGGGGCTGGACGACGTCCTGCTCCAGACCGCGGGCCCCGCCGAGGTCGAGGCCCGCCTCCGCCTCGCCGCCGGGCGCGCCGCCGACAGCGGCGCCGAGGAGACCCCCGGCGAGATCCGCAGCGGCGAGCTCACGATCGACGAGGCCACCTACACCGCCCGGCTGCGCGGCCGCGTCCTGGACCTCACCTTCAAGGAGTTCGAGCTGCTGAAGTACCTGGCCCAGCACCCGGGCCGGGTCTTCACCCGCGCCCAGCTCCTCCAGGAGGTCTGGGGCTACGACTACTTCGGCGGCACCCGGACGGTCGACGTCCACGTCCGGCGCCTCCGCGCCAAACTGGGCGCCGAGTACGAGTCCCTGATCGGCACGGTGCGCAACGTCGGGTACCGCTTCGTCCCGGACCAGCACCCCGGCGACACAGAGGACAAACCCCGGGCGCGGGCCTAG
- the pstB gene encoding phosphate ABC transporter ATP-binding protein PstB — protein sequence MAKRIEVSGLHAFYGGVHAIEDISMTVEPRSVTAFIGPSGCGKSTFLRTLNRMHEVIPGARVEGKVLLDDEDLYASSVDPVAVRRVVGMVFQRPNPFPTMSIYDNVAAGLKLNGVRRKSQLDEIVESSLQGANLWNEVKDRLGKPGAGLSGGQQQRLCIARAIAVQPQVMLMDEPCSALDPISTLAIEDLIGKLKSQYTIVIVTHNMQQAARVSDRTAFFNIAGTGQPGKLIEIDDTSKIFTNPEQKATEDYITGRFG from the coding sequence ATGGCCAAGCGGATCGAAGTCTCCGGACTGCACGCCTTCTACGGCGGCGTCCACGCCATCGAGGACATCTCGATGACGGTCGAGCCGCGCTCGGTGACGGCGTTCATCGGGCCGTCGGGCTGCGGCAAGTCGACGTTCCTGCGCACCCTCAACCGGATGCACGAGGTCATCCCCGGCGCCCGTGTCGAGGGCAAGGTGCTGCTGGACGACGAGGACCTCTACGCCTCGTCGGTGGACCCGGTGGCCGTGCGCCGCGTCGTCGGCATGGTGTTCCAGCGGCCGAACCCCTTCCCCACGATGTCCATCTACGACAACGTGGCGGCGGGCCTGAAGCTCAACGGCGTCCGGCGCAAGAGCCAGCTCGACGAGATCGTGGAGAGCTCGCTCCAGGGCGCCAACCTGTGGAACGAGGTCAAGGACCGGCTCGGCAAGCCCGGCGCGGGCCTGTCCGGCGGCCAGCAGCAGCGCCTGTGCATCGCCCGCGCCATCGCCGTCCAGCCGCAGGTGATGCTGATGGACGAGCCCTGCTCGGCGCTGGACCCGATCTCCACGCTGGCGATCGAGGACCTCATCGGCAAGCTGAAGAGCCAGTACACGATCGTCATCGTCACCCACAACATGCAGCAGGCGGCCCGTGTCAGCGACCGCACCGCCTTCTTCAACATCGCCGGAACGGGCCAGCCCGGCAAGCTCATCGAGATCGACGACACCAGCAAGATCTTCACGAACCCCGAGCAGAAGGCCACCGAGGACTACATCACCGGACGGTTCGGCTAG
- the pstC gene encoding phosphate ABC transporter permease subunit PstC gives MTSDSGVEATAGARHRATGSLRMGTGRAGDKIFVSAARGSGIAVLAIMAAIAIFLVWKAIPALQDNKANFLTAEEWNPNATPPRFGIAQLAFGTIVSSLLAMLIATPVAIGIALFISFYSPRRLASGLGYVVDLLAAVPSIVYGLWGLVFLSKHMEGISGFLNGILGWIPLFGGDSPGKNSIFTASVVLAIMILPIISSITREVFLQVPRANVEAALALGATRWETIRMAVLPYGRSGMIGASMLGLGRAMGETIAVAMVLTYVPGINIHLLENGGATFASNIANSFDEATTTGRGALIASGLVLFAITLVVNMAARAVVARRKEFV, from the coding sequence GTGACCAGCGATTCCGGCGTCGAGGCGACCGCCGGCGCAAGGCATCGCGCCACCGGCAGCCTGCGGATGGGCACCGGCCGGGCCGGTGACAAGATCTTCGTCTCGGCGGCCCGGGGCTCGGGCATCGCCGTTCTGGCGATCATGGCCGCCATCGCGATCTTCCTCGTCTGGAAGGCGATCCCGGCGCTCCAGGACAACAAGGCGAACTTCCTGACCGCCGAGGAGTGGAACCCCAACGCCACGCCGCCGCGGTTCGGCATCGCGCAGCTGGCGTTCGGGACGATCGTGTCGTCGCTGCTGGCGATGCTCATCGCCACCCCGGTGGCCATCGGCATCGCCCTGTTCATCTCGTTCTACTCGCCGCGGAGGCTGGCGTCGGGCCTCGGCTACGTCGTCGACCTGCTCGCCGCGGTGCCCAGCATCGTGTACGGCCTGTGGGGCCTGGTGTTCCTGTCCAAGCACATGGAGGGGATCAGCGGGTTCCTCAACGGGATCCTCGGGTGGATCCCGCTGTTCGGCGGCGACTCCCCGGGCAAGAACTCGATCTTCACCGCCTCGGTGGTCCTGGCGATCATGATCCTGCCGATCATCTCCTCGATCACCCGCGAGGTGTTCCTCCAGGTCCCGCGGGCGAACGTGGAGGCCGCGCTGGCGCTCGGCGCGACCCGCTGGGAGACGATCCGGATGGCGGTGCTGCCGTACGGCCGGTCCGGCATGATCGGCGCCTCGATGCTCGGGCTCGGCCGCGCGATGGGCGAGACGATCGCCGTCGCGATGGTGCTGACCTACGTGCCCGGCATCAACATCCACCTGCTGGAGAACGGCGGCGCGACGTTCGCCTCCAACATCGCCAACAGCTTCGACGAGGCGACGACGACCGGCCGCGGCGCGCTGATCGCCTCCGGCCTCGTGCTGTTCGCGATCACCCTCGTCGTCAACATGGCGGCCCGGGCCGTGGTGGCGCGCCGCAAGGAGTTCGTGTGA
- a CDS encoding bifunctional metallophosphatase/5'-nucleotidase: MTRRRTLLACAAAGLTALAAAAQPAAARPAPTASVRLLALNDFHGNLETPTGSSGTAIDENGTAVPAGGAAYVAAHLKRLADRHTLTVAQGDLIGASPLISAAYHDEPSVRFLGNVGVTASAVGNHEFDEGYRELLRIQDGGCHPVDGCSPEGRWKGAEFDYLAANVLLDKKNRPALRPWTIRRVNGVKVGFIGVVTRTTPTIVTADGIKGLTFEDEVAAANRSARELKRRGVRAMVLLVHEGDQVKAGNRPDECGTVPGAGTRIAREADPEIDVVLSGHTHQQYVCSVPDPEGRPRLYSSGSSFGRVITQVDFEVDTRTGDVVRSSLKGDNHVVTRDVPPDPATVSFVQTWKDRVAAIANKPVGKITADVTRAPSPAGETALGDLVADAQLASMKDKGAQVALMNPGGVRADLTYKASGGEGDGVVTYGEAFTVQPFSNVMGVTSLTGAQLDALLEQQWTAAGEKILQPSANLHFTIDRSRPVGDRVSAITIEGTPVDPAAAYKVSANNFLLGGGDGFSVFTQGKDQVLGPIDLDGFVAYLGAQGTVSPPPLNRISGG; encoded by the coding sequence ATGACTCGACGACGCACCCTCCTGGCCTGCGCCGCGGCCGGGCTGACGGCGCTGGCGGCGGCCGCGCAGCCGGCCGCCGCGCGGCCCGCGCCCACCGCGTCAGTGCGGCTGCTCGCGCTGAACGACTTCCACGGCAACCTGGAGACGCCGACCGGAAGCTCGGGCACCGCGATCGACGAGAACGGCACCGCCGTTCCCGCCGGCGGCGCCGCCTACGTCGCCGCGCACCTGAAGCGGCTCGCCGACCGGCACACGCTGACCGTCGCGCAGGGCGACCTGATCGGCGCGTCGCCGCTGATCTCCGCCGCGTACCACGACGAGCCCTCGGTCCGGTTCCTCGGGAACGTCGGCGTGACCGCCTCGGCGGTCGGCAACCACGAGTTCGACGAGGGGTACCGGGAGCTGCTGCGCATCCAGGACGGCGGCTGCCACCCGGTGGACGGCTGCTCCCCCGAGGGCAGGTGGAAGGGCGCGGAGTTCGACTACCTCGCGGCGAACGTCCTGCTGGACAAGAAGAACAGGCCCGCCCTCAGGCCGTGGACGATCCGCCGCGTCAACGGGGTGAAGGTCGGCTTCATCGGCGTGGTGACCAGGACGACCCCGACGATCGTGACCGCGGACGGCATCAAGGGCCTGACGTTCGAGGACGAGGTGGCCGCGGCGAACCGGTCCGCGCGCGAGCTGAAGCGGCGGGGCGTCCGCGCGATGGTGCTGCTCGTCCACGAGGGCGACCAGGTCAAGGCGGGCAACCGGCCGGACGAGTGCGGGACCGTTCCCGGCGCCGGGACGCGCATCGCCCGCGAGGCCGACCCGGAGATCGACGTGGTGCTGTCCGGGCACACGCACCAGCAGTACGTGTGCTCGGTGCCGGACCCGGAGGGGCGGCCGCGGCTGTACTCGTCCGGCTCGTCGTTCGGGCGGGTGATCACGCAGGTCGACTTCGAGGTGGACACGCGGACGGGCGACGTCGTCCGCTCGTCGCTGAAGGGCGACAACCACGTGGTGACGCGCGACGTCCCGCCGGACCCGGCGACCGTGTCGTTCGTCCAGACCTGGAAGGACCGGGTCGCGGCCATCGCGAACAAGCCGGTCGGCAAGATCACCGCGGATGTGACCCGCGCACCCTCCCCCGCCGGGGAGACCGCGCTCGGCGACCTCGTCGCGGACGCGCAGCTGGCCTCGATGAAGGACAAGGGCGCCCAGGTCGCGCTGATGAACCCCGGCGGCGTCCGCGCCGACCTCACCTACAAGGCGAGCGGCGGCGAGGGCGACGGCGTCGTCACCTACGGGGAGGCGTTCACGGTCCAGCCGTTCAGCAACGTGATGGGCGTGACGTCGCTGACGGGTGCGCAGCTCGACGCGCTGCTGGAGCAGCAGTGGACGGCGGCGGGCGAGAAGATTTTGCAGCCCTCGGCCAACCTGCACTTCACCATCGACCGCTCCAGGCCCGTCGGCGACCGTGTCTCGGCGATCACGATCGAAGGGACGCCGGTGGACCCGGCGGCGGCCTACAAGGTGTCGGCGAACAACTTCCTGCTCGGCGGCGGTGACGGCTTCAGCGTGTTCACCCAGGGCAAGGACCAGGTCCTCGGCCCGATCGACCTGGACGGCTTCGTCGCCTACCTCGGCGCGCAGGGCACCGTCTCACCCCCGCCCCTGAACCGCATCTCGGGCGGCTAG
- a CDS encoding DUF47 domain-containing protein, giving the protein MRLRLTPREDSFYDMFADSANNLVTGARLLVELISDGADRPAIAEKMRACEHAGDECTHAIMRRLNETFITPFDREDIYRLASTIDDVMDEMEEAADLVVLYKIDEFPKGIVHMVEVLERAAELTAEAMPRLRSMKELNEYWIEINRLENQGDQVYRKLLAHLFSGEYDPLTVMKIKQVVDRLEEAADAFEHVANTVETIAVKES; this is encoded by the coding sequence GTGCGCTTGCGTCTCACGCCGCGTGAGGACAGCTTCTACGACATGTTCGCCGACTCGGCGAACAACCTGGTCACCGGCGCCAGGCTGCTCGTGGAGCTCATCAGCGACGGCGCCGACCGGCCCGCCATCGCCGAGAAGATGCGCGCGTGCGAGCACGCGGGCGACGAATGCACCCATGCGATCATGCGCAGGCTGAACGAGACGTTCATCACGCCCTTCGACCGCGAGGACATCTACCGGCTGGCCTCGACGATCGACGACGTGATGGACGAGATGGAGGAGGCGGCCGACCTCGTCGTCCTCTACAAGATCGACGAATTCCCCAAGGGCATCGTCCACATGGTGGAGGTGCTGGAGCGGGCCGCCGAGCTCACCGCCGAGGCGATGCCGAGGCTGCGCTCGATGAAGGAGCTCAACGAGTACTGGATCGAGATCAACCGGCTGGAGAACCAGGGCGACCAGGTCTACCGCAAGCTGCTCGCGCACCTGTTCAGCGGCGAGTACGACCCGCTGACCGTGATGAAGATCAAGCAGGTCGTCGACCGGCTGGAGGAGGCGGCCGACGCGTTCGAGCACGTCGCCAACACGGTCGAGACCATCGCGGTCAAGGAATCATGA
- a CDS encoding sigma-70 family RNA polymerase sigma factor has translation MGPTADEGLLRALYSEHGGPLLGYVLRLTGGDRTQAEDVVQETLLRAWRHPEALAGRPVRPWLFTVARNLVVDAHRARRARPPETGIDEQVMMTASGSDDIDRALESWTVAEALAQLTPSHRAVLVETYYRGRSVAEAAKTLGIPPGTVKSRTYYALRALKLALEERGLAP, from the coding sequence GTGGGTCCAACCGCGGATGAGGGTTTGCTACGCGCCTTGTACAGCGAGCATGGGGGTCCCCTCCTCGGTTACGTACTGCGGCTGACGGGCGGGGACCGAACCCAGGCAGAGGACGTCGTGCAAGAGACGCTCCTGCGCGCCTGGAGGCACCCTGAGGCGCTCGCAGGGCGCCCGGTACGGCCATGGCTGTTCACGGTCGCGCGGAACCTCGTCGTGGACGCGCATCGTGCCCGGCGGGCGCGGCCGCCGGAGACCGGCATCGACGAGCAGGTCATGATGACCGCATCCGGCTCCGACGACATCGACCGGGCCCTGGAATCCTGGACGGTGGCCGAGGCGCTGGCCCAGCTGACCCCGTCGCACCGGGCGGTCCTGGTGGAGACCTACTACCGGGGGCGGTCGGTGGCCGAGGCCGCGAAGACGCTGGGCATCCCGCCCGGCACGGTGAAGTCCCGCACCTACTACGCGTTGCGGGCGCTCAAGCTCGCGTTGGAGGAGCGGGGGTTGGCGCCATGA